A single region of the Sorghum bicolor cultivar BTx623 chromosome 7, Sorghum_bicolor_NCBIv3, whole genome shotgun sequence genome encodes:
- the LOC8068508 gene encoding transmembrane protein 18: MGDDAAAAGSSVLGRAVEEVRSALNEHADVVADLFGRVSSELRTGFAPAVDSFIGFFHAVDWKEPWLISILTFHAILLLVTIISRRNVNFQLILSALTFSGVFLAERLNTFLGQNWKSFSTQNYFDPQGLFISVIWSGPLLLITILILVNTLVTLCMLIVRWKRAELRHRARQARNKQD, encoded by the exons ATGGGCGACGACGCTGCGGCGGCTGGGTCGTCGGTGCTCGGCCGCGCGGTGGAGGAGGTGCGCTCGGCTCTCAACGAACACGCCGACGTGGTTGCCGACCTCTTCGGTCGCGTCTCCTCCGAACTGCGCACCGGCTTCGCCCCCGCCGTCGACTCTTTCATCGGCTTCTTCCACGCCGTCGACTGGAAG GAGCCTTGGCTAATCAGCATACTAACTTTCCATGCCATTCTGCTACTGGTTACCATCATCTCGAGGAGGAATGTCAATTTCCAGCTCATCTTGTCAGCTCTAACAT TCTCTGGTGTATTCCTTGCTGAGAGATTAAATACATTCTTGGGGCAAAACTGGAAGAGCTTCTCCACCCAAAATTATTTTGATCCCCAAGGCCTCTTCATTTCAGTCATCTGGTCTGGCCCCCTCCTATTGATAACAATCCTTATTTTG GTGAACACTCTTGTGACACTCTGCATGCTAATTGTAAGGTGGAAAAGGGCAGAGCTCAGGCATCGTGCTCGGCAGGCTCGTAACAAGCAGGACTGA
- the LOC8067063 gene encoding BTB/POZ domain-containing protein At1g21780, translated as MNGGGSGGASGPDSRVETISRLAQWRIDTFGPCSYRRSDPFKLGIWNWYLSVEKSRSIFVRLFPEPGRVAKEQPPLARFLLRVSWAGPPRRTCVSPVHEHLLRTSDDFVWQVDAMSHGRFTIDVEFLDLRIANNNATESLSVWPTEGMVQKIASKSTLGCLSRMLTDSIHTDVTINTTDGVLKAHKAVLAACSPVFESMFMHDLREKESSTINISDMCLESCSALLGFIYGTIEQGQFWKHRLPLLAAANKYGIGDIKDCCEESLLEDITSANVLERLHVAWLYQLERLKKGCLTYLFVFGKIYDVRDEMHSFFHHADRELMLEMFQEVLSVWKPM; from the exons ATGAACGGCGGCGGGTCCGGAGGGGCGAGCGGGCCGGACTCCCGCGTGGAGACCATCTCCCGCCTGGCGCAGTGGCGCATCGACACCTTCGGCCCCTGCTCCTACCGCCGCTCCGACCCCTTCAAGCTCGGCATCTGGAACTG GTACCTGTCGGTGGAGAAGAGCCGCTCCATCTTCGTGCGCCTCTTCCCGGAGCCCGGCCGGGTGGCCAAGGAGCAGCCCCCTCTCGCGCGCTTCCTGCTCCGCGTCTCCTGGGCCGGCCCGCCGCGACGCACCTGCGTCTCCCCTG TGCACGAACATCTTCTGCGTACCAGTGATGACTTTGTCTGGCAAGTTGATGCAATGTCCCATGGGCGTTTTACGATTGATGTTGAGTTTCTGGACCTGAGGATAGCCAATAACAAT GCTACTGAATCATTGTCGGTATGGCCAACCGAAGGCATGGTGCAGAAGATTGCGAGCAAGAGCACCCTCGGGTGTCTCTCCCGCATGCTGACGGATTCCATCCACACAGACGTGACCATCAACACGACGGACGGCGTCCTGAAGGCCCACAAGGCGGTGCTGGCGGCGTGCTCCCCCGTGTTCGAAAGCATGTTCATGCACGACCTGAGGGAGAAGGAGTCGTCCACAATCAACATCAGCGACATGTGCCTGGAGTCGTGCTCGGCGCTGCTGGGCTTCATCTATGGGACGATCGAGCAGGGGCAGTTCTGGAAGCACCGGCTGCcactgctggcggcggccaacaAGTACGGGATTGGCGACATCAAGGACTGCTGCGAGGAGAGCCTGCTGGAGGATATTACCTCGGCGAACGTCCTTGAGCGGCTCCACGTGGCGTGGCTGTACCAGCTGGAGCGGCTCAAGAAAGGGTGCCTCACCTACCTGTTTGTGTTTGGGAAGATTTATGATGTGAGGGACGAGATGCACAGCTTCTTCCACCACGCGGACCGCGAGCTCATGCTCGAGATGTTCCAGGAGGTCCTCAGCGTGTGGAAGCCCATGTGA
- the LOC8064321 gene encoding PI-PLC X domain-containing protein At5g67130, whose protein sequence is MALARQRPRPRPRLLLFFSAALVFFLLFAAHQAAAAQVGDACSSSSSSGGGCGSGLHCSACGGSSGGDSSICTRASPVDPATHGTGLPFNNYSWLTTHNSFALAGAESATGNPLITETNQEDNVTAQLKNGVRGLMLDTYDFDNDVWLCHSFQGKCYNFTAFQPAINVFKEIQTFLDANPSEVVTIFLEDYTATGSLPKVFNASGLMKYWFPVSKMPKSGGNWPLLKDMISQNQRLLVFTSKKSKEASEGIAYEWNYVVENQYGNDGMVAGKCPNRAESPAMDSKSQSLVLMNFFTTSPSQTGVCGNNSAPLVSMLKTCHDASGNRWPNYIAVDFYMRSDGGGAPLATDIANGHMVCGCDNIAYCKANSTFGTCVIPPPPPPSPPKAATPGSRGSTAGGDASAGMARSHHLPSQWSFFLGLPSLLLLLLS, encoded by the exons ATGGCGCTGGCGCGTCAgcggccccggccccggccccggctGCTGCTCTTCTTCTCGGCGGCCCTGGTCTTCTTCTTGCTGTTTGCGGCGCACCAGGCAGCGGCGGCGCAGGTGGGCGACgcgtgctcctcctcctcctcctccggcggcggctgcggctcCGGCCTGCACTGCAGCGCCTGCGGCGGCTCTTCCGGCGGGGACAGCAGCATCTGCACGCGCGCCAGCCCCGTGGACCCGGCCACCCACGGCACGGGCCTCCCCTTCAACAACTACTCGTGGCTCACCACCCACAACTCCTTCGCACTCGCCGGCGCAGAATCCGCCACCGGCAACCCACTCATCACCGAGACCAACCAGGAGGACAACGTCACCGCGCAGCTCAAG AATGGTGTTAGGGGCTTGATGCTCGACACTTACGACTTTGACAATGATGTCTGGCTGTGCCACTCATTTCAAGGAAAATGCTACAACTTCACTGCCTTT caaCCTGCCATCAATGTCTTCAAAGAGATCCAGACGTTCCTTGATGCAAACCCATCAGAAGTAGTTACAATTTTTCTTGAAGACTACACCGCAACAGGGTCCTTGCCGAAAGTATTCAATGCTTCTGGCCTTATGAAGTATTGGTTTCCGGTGTCGAAAATGCCAAAGAGCGGTGGCAACTGGCCTTTGCTCAAGGACATGATCAGCCAGAACCAGCGCCTGCTTGTCTTCACATCAAAGAAATCCAAGGAAGCAAGCGAGGGGATCGCATATGAGTGGAACTACGTTGTGGAAAACCAAT ATGGAAATGATGGTATGGTAGCAGGCAAATGCCCCAACCGCGCAGAGTCTCCAGCCATGGATTCCAAAAGCCAGTCGCTTGTTCTGATGAATTTCTTCACGACTAGCCCGAGTCAGACTGGTGTATGCGGAAATAATTCAGCGCCACTCGTTAGCATGCTCAAAACGTGCCATGATGCTTCAGGCAATCGGTGGCCCAACTACATTGCTGTTGATTTCTACATG AGGAGTGACGGTGGAGGAGCTCCCTTAGCTACAGATATTGCAAATGGTCATATGGTATGCGGATGTGACAACATCGCGTATTGCAAG GCGAATTCGACCTTTGGGACCTGTGTGataccaccgccgccgccgccgtcgccacccAAGGCAGCCACCCCAGGCAGCAGAGGCTCAACAGCAGGGGGCGATGCTAGCGCGGGAATGGCCCGGTCTCATCATCTGCCCTCGCaatggagcttcttcttgggaCTGCCTTCTCTGCTTCTTTTGTTGCTCTCGTGA
- the LOC8067923 gene encoding NAC domain-containing protein 76 produces MDDHHHQQQQAPCVPPGFRFHPTEEELVGYYLARKVASQKIDLDIIREVDLYRIEPWDLQERCGYYGGSYGQDQEEPTEYYFFSYKDRKYPSGTRTNRATAAGFWKATGRDKPVLSSTTTSRSSAAAGGISVVIGMRKTLVFYRGRAPNGRKTDWIIHEYRLQSNEHAPAQEEGWVVCRAFQKPMPNQQHIRHAACYYPSPPGSYLGAAMPAATYYYDGPVPAPRLLMNSGGGAVAAAAPPAAAHDHGGGLAAESKLQVQLLADMPPLHSPSSVDGGVVQHHSYNDQIAAAAVAAESTTVDWNLLSSLLPPAQLNFHHTPPPESPSSCSKNNNDA; encoded by the exons ATggatgatcatcatcatcagcagcagcaggcacCATGCGTGCCTCCAGGTTTCAGGTTCCACCCGACGGAGGAGGAGCTTGTGGGGTACTACCTCGCCAGGAAGGTGGCCTCCCAGAAGATCGACCTCGACATCATCCGGGAGGTCGATCTCTACAGGATCGAGCCATGGGATCTCCaag AGAGGTGCGGCTACTACGGCGGCTCCTACGgccaggaccaggaggagccgaCGGAGTACTACTTCTTCAGCTACAAGGACCGCAAGTACCCGAGCGGCACGCGCACCAACCGCGCCACCGCCGCTGGCTTCTGGAAGGCCACCGGCAGGGACAAGCCGGTgctctcctccaccaccacctcccggtcctccgccgccgccggaggcaTCAGCGTCGTCATCGGCATGCGGAAGACGCTCGTCTTCTACCGCGGCCGCGCGCCCAACGGCCGCAAGACGGACTGGATCATCCACGAGTACCGGCTGCAGAGCAACGAGCACGCGCCCGCGCAGGAGGAAGGATGGGTCGTCTGCCGCGCCTTCCAGAAGCCCATGCCCAACCAGCAGCACATCAGGCACGCCGCCTGCTACTACCCTTCGCCGCCGGGCAGCTACCTCGGCGCCGCCATGCCCGCTGCCACCTACTACTACGACGGACCCGTCCCTGCGCCGCGGCTACTGATgaacagcggcggcggcgctgtggcTGCGGCTGCACCTCCGGCGGCAGCGCATGACCACGGCGGCGGCTTGGCGGCTGAGTCCAAGCTGCAGGTGCAGCTCCTCGCCGACATGCCGCCGCTCCACAGCCCCTCCTCCGTCGACGGCGGCGTCGTGCAGCATCATAGCTACAACGATcagatcgccgccgccgccgtcgctgcaGAGTCGACGACGGTGGATTGGAACCTGCTGAGCAGCCTGCTGCCGCCCGCGCAGCTCAATTTCCATCACACACCGCCGCCGGAATCTCCGTCTTCttgctccaagaacaacaatgatgCATGA